A stretch of the Anaeromyxobacter sp. genome encodes the following:
- a CDS encoding PAS domain-containing protein — MISKWKLSTQIAFSFGFAVVAIFMGGAIAMLAVRSVASAAQAGATPAELARGAALTLWVVGLCILAVAAAVGVAGLKLRRSFLQGVRDLGAELDRVTAEAAEGRLSVQASPERVLPDFHLVVTALDEVIDSFAAPIRSALAQGSRCALGEMTQADTGDLKGDFRRLIEMLNCGASLVQRLARETERVAGALQEGRLEVRAATEGLEGAYRRMVDGFNLATATLVGHLDAMPTPAMIVDRELRIRYLNRAGLGLVRRPLAEVLGARCADHFRTGDCGQAGCACARAMRDGREAASETVARPEAGTFEIAYTGSPLRDGKGAVVGALEVIVDQTAARRALARSAKVADYQARATAVVTGALQGLARGEMAAALALPPGDAETTEVQATYQQVAQAIVGSGAAVSRLIEDVGRLSEAAVAGDLAARADERRHLGGFQRVVGGVNRTLESLLAPVEEADRVLQQLAGRDLRARVTGSYLGGHARIQESTNATAQALHDALSQVAGAAGQVSDAATQIASSSQAVASGASHQAASLQETSGSLERVTGITRKAADDAQSANGLARAARAAATEGSAAVGRMQEAMSKIRASAEGTSQIIRDINDIAFQTNLLALNAAVEAARAGEAGRGFSVVAEEVRSLALRAKVAAQKTEALIRDSVKQAGEGEVTSRQLAASLGEIVGGIGQVSDIVSEIAAAAREQTGGLAQVARAMAEVDKVTQQNAASAEESSSAASQLSGQAEELSAMVGAFRLEEGGAAPHRGARRLEPHTRS; from the coding sequence ATGATCTCGAAGTGGAAGCTGAGCACCCAGATCGCCTTCTCCTTCGGGTTCGCGGTGGTCGCCATCTTCATGGGCGGGGCCATCGCCATGCTGGCCGTCCGCTCGGTGGCCTCGGCGGCGCAGGCGGGCGCCACGCCGGCCGAGCTCGCCCGCGGCGCCGCGCTCACCCTCTGGGTGGTGGGGCTCTGCATCCTGGCGGTGGCCGCCGCCGTGGGGGTGGCGGGGCTCAAGCTGCGCCGCTCGTTCCTGCAGGGCGTGCGGGACCTCGGCGCGGAGCTGGACCGGGTCACCGCCGAGGCGGCCGAGGGGCGGCTCTCGGTGCAGGCCTCGCCGGAGCGGGTGCTCCCGGACTTCCACCTGGTGGTGACCGCGCTCGACGAGGTGATCGACTCCTTCGCCGCGCCCATCCGGTCGGCCCTGGCGCAGGGCTCGCGGTGCGCCCTGGGCGAGATGACCCAGGCCGACACGGGCGACCTCAAGGGCGACTTCCGCAGGCTCATCGAGATGCTCAACTGCGGCGCCTCGCTGGTGCAGCGGCTGGCCCGGGAGACCGAGCGCGTGGCCGGCGCCCTGCAGGAGGGGCGGCTCGAGGTCCGCGCCGCCACCGAGGGGCTGGAGGGGGCCTACCGGCGCATGGTGGACGGCTTCAACCTGGCCACCGCCACGCTGGTGGGCCACCTCGACGCCATGCCCACCCCGGCCATGATCGTCGACCGGGAGCTGCGCATCCGCTACCTCAACCGGGCCGGGCTGGGGCTGGTGCGCCGGCCGCTCGCCGAGGTGCTCGGGGCGCGCTGCGCCGACCACTTCCGCACCGGCGACTGCGGCCAGGCCGGCTGCGCCTGCGCCCGCGCCATGCGCGACGGCCGCGAGGCTGCCAGCGAGACGGTGGCCCGCCCGGAGGCAGGCACCTTCGAGATCGCCTACACCGGCTCGCCGCTGCGCGACGGGAAGGGCGCGGTGGTGGGGGCGCTGGAGGTGATCGTCGACCAGACGGCGGCGCGGCGGGCGCTGGCCCGCTCCGCCAAGGTGGCGGACTACCAGGCCCGGGCCACGGCGGTGGTGACCGGCGCCCTGCAGGGGCTGGCGCGCGGCGAGATGGCCGCAGCGCTGGCGCTGCCGCCCGGCGACGCCGAGACCACCGAGGTGCAGGCCACCTACCAGCAGGTGGCCCAGGCCATCGTGGGCAGCGGCGCCGCCGTGTCGCGCCTCATCGAGGACGTGGGCCGGCTCTCCGAGGCGGCGGTGGCCGGGGACCTGGCCGCGCGGGCCGACGAGCGGCGCCACCTGGGCGGGTTCCAGCGGGTGGTGGGCGGCGTCAACCGGACGCTGGAGTCCCTGCTGGCTCCGGTGGAGGAGGCCGACCGGGTGCTGCAGCAGCTGGCCGGCCGCGACCTCAGGGCCCGCGTCACCGGCAGCTACCTGGGCGGCCACGCCCGCATCCAGGAGTCCACCAACGCCACCGCGCAGGCGCTGCACGACGCGCTCTCGCAGGTGGCGGGCGCCGCCGGGCAGGTCTCGGACGCCGCCACCCAGATCGCCTCCTCGTCACAGGCGGTGGCCTCCGGCGCGTCCCACCAGGCGGCCTCCCTGCAGGAGACCAGCGGCAGCCTGGAGCGCGTGACCGGCATCACCCGCAAGGCGGCCGACGACGCCCAGTCGGCCAACGGGCTGGCCCGGGCGGCCCGCGCCGCGGCCACCGAGGGCTCGGCCGCGGTGGGGCGGATGCAGGAGGCCATGTCGAAGATCCGGGCCTCGGCCGAGGGCACCTCGCAGATCATCCGGGACATCAACGACATCGCCTTCCAGACCAACCTGCTGGCGCTCAACGCGGCCGTCGAGGCGGCGCGCGCGGGCGAGGCCGGGCGCGGCTTCTCGGTGGTGGCCGAGGAGGTGCGCTCCCTGGCGCTCCGGGCCAAGGTGGCGGCCCAGAAGACCGAGGCGCTGATCCGCGACTCGGTGAAGCAGGCCGGGGAGGGCGAGGTGACCTCCCGGCAGCTGGCGGCCAGCCTCGGCGAGATCGTGGGCGGCATCGGGCAGGTGTCGGACATCGTCTCGGAGATCGCGGCGGCGGCCAGGGAGCAGACCGGCGGCCTGGCGCAGGTGGCCCGGGCCATGGCGGAGGTGGACAAGGTGACCCAGCAGAACGCCGCCTCGGCCGAGGAGTCCTCCTCCGCGGCCAGCCAGCTGTCGGGCCAGGCCGAGGAGCTGTCGGCCATGGTGGGGGCGTTCAGGCTGGAGGAGGGCGGGGCCGCGCCGCACCGCGGCGCCCGCCGGCTGGAACCACACACGAGGAGCTGA
- the thrH gene encoding bifunctional phosphoserine phosphatase/homoserine phosphotransferase ThrH: MQIVCLDLEGVLVPEIWIAFSERTGIPELRRTTRDEPDYDKLMSFRLALLRRHGLGLPDIQQVIAGLSPEPGARDFLDALRLRYQVVILSDTFYEFGMPLMAQLGMPTLFCHRLETDPQGFVSGYHLRLPDQKRAAVKAFQALAFRVIAAGDSYNDTAMLGAADAGLLFRPPDNVVREFPQFPVTREYAALRAQIDEAAARLPA, encoded by the coding sequence GTGCAGATCGTCTGCCTCGACCTCGAAGGCGTGCTGGTCCCCGAGATCTGGATCGCCTTCTCCGAGCGCACCGGCATCCCCGAGCTGCGCCGCACCACCCGCGACGAGCCCGACTACGACAAGCTGATGTCCTTCCGGCTGGCGCTGCTGCGCCGGCACGGGCTCGGCCTGCCCGACATCCAGCAGGTCATCGCCGGGCTCTCGCCCGAGCCCGGGGCCAGGGACTTCCTCGACGCGCTCCGGCTGCGCTACCAGGTGGTCATCCTCTCCGACACCTTCTACGAGTTCGGCATGCCGCTGATGGCCCAGCTCGGCATGCCCACCCTCTTCTGCCACCGGCTCGAGACCGACCCCCAGGGGTTCGTCAGCGGCTACCACCTGCGCCTGCCCGACCAGAAGCGGGCCGCCGTGAAGGCCTTCCAGGCCCTGGCCTTCCGGGTCATCGCCGCCGGCGACTCCTACAACGACACCGCCATGCTGGGCGCCGCCGACGCCGGCCTCCTCTTCCGCCCGCCCGACAACGTGGTCCGCGAGTTCCCGCAGTTCCCGGTGACCCGCGAGTACGCCGCGCTGCGGGCCCAGATCGACGAGGCCGCCGCGCGCCTCCCGGCCTGA
- a CDS encoding cation-transporting P-type ATPase: protein MPSPAKERPWALTTEALLGALGASPGGLSGGEAAARGAREGPNELPEPRGPSVWRELAAQVTHFMALLLWAAGGLAFASGTPELGWAIWAVVVVNGAFSFWQERRAGRALAALRRQLPHQARAWRDGALTLVPARGLVRGDVIELGLGDLVPADARLLAGDRLRVDLSLLTGESTPVSRAPAPAEPLCAVAAQAGSVVLAGATVVGGRGRALVYATAGATALGEVARLTAEVVREPSTLSVQVARLVRTVTGVAVGMGLLVFALAYWLVGFTLPEALLFAIGIVVANVPEGLLPTVTLSLALGVQRMARRRVLVRRLPAIETLSAVTVVCTDKTGTLTENHLAVRAAWTPAGPAALLAGEAAGPLRLLLAAGALCTEAATVAGPGEARAVARDPLEAALLDAARAHGLDPVALARAAPRQRELPFDPARRMMTVVVAWALPGAGVPLGAPLALVKGAPSEVLARCTAALGGGGATPLDEPGRAAAQGQAERLAALGHRVLAVAVRAAPAGLADGALEAGLTLVGLLGLDDPPRRGAAEALARCREAGLTVTVVTGDGPGTALAVAREVGLPADTRAVTGAELAALDDEALRRLLGSKAPLLFARVVPEQKLRLVRAYQALGEVVAVTGDGINDAPALRAAHVGIAMGASGTDVARGAADLVLLDDDFGSIVVAIEEGRSLFRNVRKFLTYILTSNVPELVPFLAMAALRIPPALTILQILAVDVGTDMVPALALGGEPPEPGLMQRPPRRKDAPLLDRRLLLRAYLRLGGVQALACMAAYAGVWLAHGVGLDGLRQVAPALLAHAASPEVAALQRQATSAALAAIVFCQMGNLFACRSERLSFLSVRGKNPLLALGLAVEAAVLVVVLHLPPLQEAFATAPLPWQAWPLLVLGPALLLGVDELVKWVERARLRARAVG, encoded by the coding sequence ATGCCGTCGCCGGCCAAGGAGCGCCCGTGGGCGCTGACCACCGAGGCGCTGCTCGGGGCGCTCGGGGCGTCGCCGGGCGGCCTCTCCGGCGGCGAGGCCGCGGCGCGCGGCGCGCGCGAGGGGCCGAACGAGCTGCCGGAGCCGCGCGGCCCCTCCGTGTGGCGCGAGCTGGCCGCGCAGGTCACCCACTTCATGGCGCTCCTGCTCTGGGCGGCCGGCGGGCTGGCCTTCGCCTCCGGCACGCCCGAGCTCGGCTGGGCCATCTGGGCGGTGGTGGTGGTCAACGGCGCCTTCTCCTTCTGGCAGGAGCGGCGCGCCGGACGGGCCCTGGCGGCGCTGCGCCGGCAGCTGCCGCACCAGGCCCGCGCCTGGCGCGACGGCGCGCTCACGCTGGTGCCGGCGCGCGGGCTGGTGCGGGGCGACGTCATCGAGCTCGGCCTGGGCGACCTGGTCCCGGCCGACGCCCGGCTGCTGGCCGGCGACCGGCTGCGGGTGGACCTCTCGCTCCTCACCGGCGAGTCCACCCCGGTGTCGCGCGCCCCCGCGCCCGCCGAGCCGCTCTGCGCCGTGGCGGCCCAGGCCGGCTCGGTGGTGCTGGCCGGCGCCACCGTGGTGGGCGGCCGCGGGCGCGCGCTGGTGTACGCCACCGCCGGGGCCACCGCCCTCGGCGAGGTGGCCCGGCTCACCGCGGAGGTGGTGCGCGAGCCCTCCACCCTGTCGGTGCAGGTGGCGCGGCTGGTGCGCACCGTCACCGGCGTGGCGGTGGGCATGGGGCTCCTGGTCTTCGCCCTGGCCTACTGGCTGGTGGGGTTCACGCTGCCGGAGGCGCTGCTCTTCGCCATCGGCATCGTGGTGGCCAACGTGCCGGAGGGGCTCTTGCCCACCGTGACCCTGTCCCTGGCGCTCGGCGTGCAGCGCATGGCGCGGCGGCGGGTGCTGGTGCGCCGGCTGCCGGCCATCGAGACCCTCTCGGCCGTCACGGTGGTGTGCACCGACAAGACCGGCACGCTGACGGAGAACCACCTGGCGGTGCGGGCGGCCTGGACCCCGGCCGGCCCGGCGGCGCTGCTGGCCGGGGAGGCGGCCGGCCCCCTGCGGCTGCTGCTGGCCGCCGGGGCGCTGTGCACCGAGGCGGCCACGGTGGCCGGGCCGGGCGAGGCGCGCGCGGTGGCGCGGGATCCCCTGGAGGCCGCCCTGCTCGACGCGGCCCGGGCGCACGGCCTGGACCCGGTGGCCCTGGCCCGCGCGGCGCCGCGCCAGCGCGAGCTCCCCTTCGACCCGGCCCGCCGCATGATGACGGTGGTGGTGGCCTGGGCGCTGCCGGGGGCCGGCGTGCCGCTGGGCGCGCCGCTGGCGCTGGTGAAGGGGGCGCCCTCGGAGGTGCTGGCCCGCTGCACCGCCGCGCTCGGCGGCGGCGGCGCGACGCCGCTCGACGAGCCGGGCCGCGCCGCGGCGCAGGGGCAGGCCGAGCGGCTGGCGGCGCTGGGCCACCGGGTGCTGGCCGTGGCGGTGCGGGCCGCGCCGGCCGGGCTGGCGGACGGCGCGCTGGAGGCCGGGCTCACCCTGGTGGGCCTGCTCGGCCTGGACGACCCGCCGCGCCGCGGCGCCGCCGAGGCCCTGGCCCGCTGCCGCGAGGCCGGGCTCACCGTCACGGTGGTGACCGGCGACGGGCCCGGCACGGCGCTGGCGGTGGCGCGCGAGGTGGGGCTGCCGGCCGACACCCGGGCCGTCACCGGCGCCGAGCTGGCGGCGCTGGACGACGAGGCGCTGCGGCGCCTGCTGGGGAGCAAGGCCCCGCTGCTCTTCGCCCGGGTGGTGCCCGAGCAGAAGCTCCGGCTGGTGCGCGCCTACCAGGCGCTCGGGGAGGTGGTGGCCGTCACCGGCGACGGCATCAACGACGCGCCCGCCCTGCGCGCCGCGCACGTGGGCATCGCCATGGGCGCCTCCGGCACCGACGTGGCGCGCGGCGCCGCCGACCTGGTGCTGCTCGACGACGACTTCGGCTCCATCGTGGTGGCCATCGAGGAGGGGCGCAGCCTGTTCCGCAACGTCAGGAAGTTCCTGACCTACATCCTCACCTCCAACGTGCCGGAGCTGGTGCCCTTCCTGGCCATGGCGGCGCTGCGCATCCCGCCGGCGCTGACCATCCTGCAGATCCTGGCCGTGGACGTGGGCACCGACATGGTGCCGGCGCTGGCGCTGGGCGGCGAGCCGCCCGAGCCCGGGCTGATGCAGCGCCCGCCGCGCCGCAAGGACGCCCCGCTGCTCGACCGCCGGCTGCTCCTGCGGGCCTACCTCCGCCTGGGCGGCGTGCAGGCCCTGGCCTGCATGGCGGCCTACGCCGGGGTCTGGCTGGCCCACGGCGTCGGCCTCGACGGCCTCCGCCAGGTGGCCCCGGCCCTGCTGGCCCACGCCGCCTCCCCCGAGGTGGCCGCGCTGCAGCGGCAGGCCACCAGCGCCGCGCTGGCCGCCATCGTGTTCTGCCAGATGGGCAACCTCTTCGCCTGCCGCTCCGAGCGGCTCTCCTTCCTGTCGGTGCGCGGCAAGAACCCGCTGCTGGCGCTCGGCCTGGCCGTGGAGGCCGCCGTGCTGGTGGTCGTGCTGCACCTGCCCCCGCTGCAGGAGGCCTTCGCCACCGCCCCGCTGCCCTGGCAGGCCTGGCCGCTCCTGGTGCTCGGGCCCGCGCTGCTGCTCGGCGTGGACGAGCTGGTGAAGTGGGTGGAGCGGGCGCGGCTGCGGGCGCGGGCGGTGGGGTGA
- a CDS encoding translation initiation factor, which yields MAKREKDAPPAPPPGPFNAAFAALAGRLPAAAPDPARPPAAPAGSAPGVAANAAAPTREPPPAPPPRPGPARAVVRMERSGRGGKVVTVVEKLGLRPRDLEAWLSDLKRSLGCGGVIEGDALVLQGDNRERIGRLLEARGVRKVTVA from the coding sequence ATGGCCAAGCGAGAGAAGGACGCGCCTCCGGCGCCCCCGCCCGGTCCCTTCAACGCGGCCTTCGCCGCGCTGGCCGGACGGCTGCCGGCGGCCGCGCCCGACCCGGCCCGCCCGCCCGCCGCTCCCGCCGGGTCCGCCCCCGGCGTCGCCGCGAACGCCGCCGCCCCCACCCGCGAGCCCCCGCCGGCGCCCCCGCCCAGGCCCGGACCGGCTCGCGCGGTGGTCCGCATGGAGCGGAGCGGGCGCGGCGGCAAGGTGGTCACGGTGGTGGAGAAGCTGGGCCTGCGTCCGCGCGACCTGGAGGCCTGGCTCTCCGACCTGAAGCGCTCGCTGGGCTGCGGCGGCGTCATCGAGGGCGACGCCCTGGTGCTGCAGGGCGACAACCGGGAGCGGATCGGCAGGCTGCTCGAGGCCCGCGGCGTCCGCAAGGTCACGGTGGCCTGA
- a CDS encoding CHAD domain-containing protein, with the protein MRLDDELLDGPPAPGARVMALARAAEVEAAAARLLVPGQGEALHDLRVALRRLRATLDALEPLLGGAATEKQRRRLRRAAGRTGQARDAEVLGAWLAGARERLQAPYRGALDWVADRVERAQQRGAAAVAARALPKLSKALPRLSRRLARAAPQAAAPPPGAPATLAAALAPPLRARVAALREALRGVAGADDEAALHRARLEAKRLRYLLEPLRGATGADATSAVEALRGLQEVLGEWHDGLVAHRALEAALVEAAAERTRWRGRGAGDADLRPGLVALGRLAARRVEDAWALLEAHHLGPQATPLLDLAYVVVGALEARRGWQDQPVVERRLLLTGLPAEAAGAAVEELEQGWVPEGGGRGRVVVVRDAGGERAYRAGGGGLAPLSRGDLEALWPLTEGRRVVKRCHRPIALPGWRLDEYLDRRLVLAVAEAPGGQAPAVGVPVAGDEAGEAGGAGGPFLPAWLEPLVVRDVTDERGYADEVLARRAPRGGRQGA; encoded by the coding sequence ATGCGCCTCGACGACGAGCTGCTCGATGGCCCGCCCGCCCCCGGCGCGCGGGTGATGGCCCTGGCCCGCGCCGCCGAGGTGGAGGCCGCGGCCGCCCGCCTGCTGGTGCCCGGCCAGGGCGAGGCGCTGCACGACCTGCGGGTGGCGCTGCGGCGCCTGCGCGCCACCCTGGACGCGCTCGAGCCGCTGCTGGGCGGCGCCGCCACCGAGAAGCAGCGGCGCAGGCTGCGCCGGGCCGCCGGCCGCACCGGCCAGGCCCGCGACGCGGAGGTGCTGGGCGCCTGGCTGGCCGGCGCCCGCGAGCGGCTGCAGGCCCCCTACCGCGGGGCCCTCGACTGGGTGGCCGACCGCGTGGAGCGGGCGCAGCAGCGCGGCGCCGCCGCGGTGGCGGCGCGCGCGCTGCCCAAGCTCTCGAAGGCCCTGCCCCGCCTGTCCCGCCGCCTGGCCCGCGCCGCCCCCCAGGCCGCCGCGCCCCCGCCCGGCGCGCCCGCCACGCTGGCCGCCGCGCTGGCCCCGCCGCTCCGGGCCCGGGTGGCGGCGCTGCGCGAGGCCCTGCGGGGCGTGGCCGGCGCCGACGACGAGGCGGCGCTGCACCGGGCCCGGCTGGAGGCCAAGCGGCTGCGCTACCTGCTGGAGCCGCTGCGCGGCGCCACCGGCGCCGACGCCACCTCCGCGGTGGAGGCGCTGCGGGGGCTGCAGGAGGTGCTGGGCGAGTGGCACGACGGCCTGGTGGCGCACCGCGCGCTGGAGGCGGCGCTGGTGGAGGCGGCCGCCGAGCGGACCCGCTGGCGCGGCCGCGGGGCCGGCGACGCCGATCTCAGGCCCGGCCTGGTGGCGCTCGGGCGGCTGGCGGCCAGGCGGGTGGAGGACGCCTGGGCGCTGCTGGAGGCGCACCACCTCGGGCCCCAGGCCACGCCGCTGCTCGACCTGGCCTACGTCGTGGTGGGCGCGCTCGAGGCGCGCCGAGGCTGGCAGGACCAGCCGGTGGTCGAGCGGCGGCTGCTGCTGACCGGGCTGCCCGCCGAGGCAGCCGGCGCGGCGGTGGAGGAGCTCGAGCAGGGCTGGGTGCCGGAGGGCGGCGGGCGCGGGCGGGTGGTGGTGGTGCGCGACGCCGGCGGCGAGCGGGCCTACCGGGCCGGGGGTGGCGGCCTGGCGCCGCTGTCGCGCGGCGACCTCGAGGCGCTCTGGCCGCTCACCGAGGGGCGCCGGGTGGTGAAGCGCTGCCACCGGCCCATCGCCCTGCCCGGCTGGAGGCTCGACGAGTACCTCGACCGGCGGCTGGTCCTGGCGGTGGCCGAGGCGCCGGGCGGGCAGGCGCCGGCCGTGGGCGTGCCGGTGGCCGGGGACGAGGCGGGCGAGGCCGGCGGCGCGGGCGGGCCGTTCCTGCCGGCCTGGCTCGAGCCGCTGGTGGTGCGCGACGTGACCGACGAGCGCGGCTACGCCGACGAGGTGCTGGCGCGGCGGGCGCCGCGGGGCGGGCGGCAGGGCGCCTGA
- a CDS encoding phosphate starvation-inducible protein PsiF gives MTRLLVAALCLALAGPALAAENAQQARMRACNEQATGQTGPERKRFMSRCLKGEAAAPGATPQQQRMKDCNAQAAGKKGAERKAFMSECLRK, from the coding sequence ATGACCCGCCTCCTCGTCGCCGCCCTCTGCCTGGCCCTGGCCGGGCCGGCCCTCGCCGCCGAGAACGCCCAGCAGGCCCGCATGCGGGCCTGCAACGAGCAGGCGACCGGCCAGACGGGCCCGGAGCGGAAGCGGTTCATGTCGCGCTGCCTGAAGGGCGAGGCCGCCGCGCCCGGCGCCACCCCGCAGCAGCAGCGCATGAAGGACTGCAACGCCCAGGCGGCCGGCAAGAAGGGCGCCGAGCGGAAGGCCTTCATGAGCGAGTGCCTGAGGAAGTAG
- a CDS encoding ZIP family metal transporter — MTELQSLALYTFAILGGAVAGGVLPLVGPMRRSDLLLSFSGGVMLGASFFHMLPEAVELGGVATVPAVLLGFLTLYLLERFVLIHICAEPGMNQALVNRSVDRPHDHGHPGHVHGDEAGCEVHTLGLAAWVGMSIHTMVDGFALGAANHEEGLGILVFIAILAHKIPSSFSLSAILRSEGYGRLKALWMNAFFALMVPVGAGVYLGLRNVVPMERFTAYALAFSGGTFLHLSLSDILPDLHRRGGSKWRLTGALLAGLGLMWALRLIRHEH, encoded by the coding sequence ATGACCGAGCTCCAGTCCCTGGCCCTCTACACCTTCGCCATCCTGGGCGGCGCCGTGGCCGGCGGCGTCCTGCCGCTGGTGGGGCCCATGCGGCGCAGCGACCTGCTGCTCTCCTTCTCCGGCGGCGTCATGCTGGGCGCCTCCTTCTTCCACATGCTGCCGGAGGCGGTGGAGCTGGGCGGGGTGGCCACCGTGCCGGCGGTGCTGCTCGGCTTCCTGACCCTCTACCTGCTGGAGCGCTTCGTCCTCATCCACATCTGCGCCGAGCCGGGCATGAACCAGGCGCTGGTGAACCGCTCGGTGGACCGCCCGCACGACCACGGCCACCCCGGCCACGTGCACGGCGACGAGGCCGGCTGCGAGGTGCACACCCTGGGGCTGGCCGCCTGGGTGGGCATGTCGATCCACACCATGGTGGACGGCTTCGCCCTGGGCGCCGCCAACCACGAGGAGGGGCTGGGCATCCTGGTGTTCATCGCCATCCTGGCCCACAAGATCCCCTCCTCCTTCTCGCTCTCGGCCATCCTGCGCTCGGAGGGGTACGGCCGGCTCAAGGCGCTCTGGATGAACGCCTTCTTCGCCCTGATGGTGCCGGTGGGGGCGGGCGTCTACCTGGGGCTGCGCAACGTGGTGCCCATGGAGCGCTTCACCGCCTACGCCCTGGCCTTCAGCGGCGGCACCTTCCTGCACCTGTCGCTCTCCGACATCCTGCCGGACCTGCACCGCCGCGGCGGCTCCAAGTGGCGGCTCACCGGCGCCCTGCTGGCCGGCCTGGGCCTCATGTGGGCCCTGCGGCTCATCCGCCACGAGCACTGA
- the dusB gene encoding tRNA dihydrouridine synthase DusB, producing the protein MRIGTHTFRGRYFLAPLAGVSDRPFRALCRELGASFAYTEMVSAHGLLHGGAQTLSYLDRDPAEVPFAVQIFAAEPEVLARGAVGAVEAGAGIVDLNMACPVKKVCGSGAGAALARDPAAVAAAVRAVVAAVPGVAVTIKIRAGWEAGAINCVEVARAAEEAGAAAVALHGRTRAQGYAGQARWDLIAAVKAAVGITVLGSGDVWTAADALRMRAETGCDAVLVARGACGNPWIFRELAAAEQGLPPPAPPDRQEWRDLVLRHVAMQVEHRARQRPQLPLAEVERVAVRELRKHLLWYTRGRRGGVAFRRDAGRVLTAADVAALIDLHFPPDAPFETDPSFHPAAEAGEES; encoded by the coding sequence CTGCGCATCGGAACCCACACCTTTCGAGGCCGCTACTTCCTCGCGCCCCTGGCGGGCGTGTCGGATCGGCCGTTCCGCGCGCTGTGCCGCGAGCTGGGGGCGTCCTTTGCCTACACCGAGATGGTCAGCGCACACGGGCTGCTGCACGGCGGCGCCCAGACCCTGAGCTACCTCGACCGCGACCCGGCCGAGGTGCCCTTCGCGGTGCAGATCTTCGCCGCCGAGCCGGAGGTGCTGGCGCGCGGCGCGGTGGGCGCGGTGGAGGCCGGGGCCGGCATCGTGGACCTCAACATGGCCTGCCCGGTGAAGAAGGTGTGCGGCTCCGGGGCCGGCGCGGCGCTGGCCCGGGATCCCGCCGCGGTGGCCGCGGCCGTGCGGGCGGTGGTGGCGGCGGTGCCCGGCGTGGCGGTCACCATCAAGATCCGCGCCGGCTGGGAGGCCGGGGCCATCAACTGCGTGGAGGTGGCCCGGGCCGCCGAGGAGGCCGGCGCCGCCGCGGTGGCGCTGCACGGCCGCACCCGCGCCCAGGGCTACGCTGGCCAGGCCCGCTGGGACCTCATCGCCGCGGTCAAGGCGGCGGTGGGCATCACCGTGCTGGGCTCGGGCGACGTCTGGACCGCCGCCGACGCGCTGCGCATGCGCGCCGAGACCGGCTGCGACGCCGTGCTGGTGGCCCGCGGCGCCTGCGGCAACCCGTGGATCTTCCGCGAGCTGGCCGCCGCCGAGCAGGGCCTGCCGCCGCCGGCCCCGCCGGACCGCCAGGAGTGGCGCGACCTGGTGCTGCGCCACGTGGCCATGCAGGTGGAGCACCGCGCCCGGCAGCGGCCGCAGCTGCCGCTGGCCGAGGTGGAGCGGGTGGCGGTGCGCGAGCTGCGCAAGCACCTGCTCTGGTACACCCGCGGCCGGCGCGGCGGGGTGGCCTTCCGGCGCGACGCCGGGCGCGTCCTCACCGCGGCCGACGTGGCGGCCCTCATCGACCTGCACTTCCCGCCCGACGCGCCCTTCGAGACCGACCCCTCCTTCCACCCCGCCGCGGAGGCGGGGGAGGAATCATGA